The DNA region GAGACGCCTGGCACTACCTTTTTGGTGTGTCAGGCGTCTTTTTCTTTGTTGGGGCTGCAACAGCCCCTTTCTTTGTGCATAAATATGCCACCGCAGTCCGCACAGAACAAAAAAGCCCCTCAGTGCCATAAGCACCAAGGGGCTGTAATTATTCAGATCAGGAAGCCTTTTCCTCGTCAGCAGGCTTTTCTTCGTCTGCCTTCTCAGTTTCCTTTTCCTTGTCCTTATTATCGTCTTTCTTGTCGTCCTTCTTTTCCTCAGCCTTGGAGTCGTCAGCCTTGTCCTTCTTACTGCTGTCGTCCTTTTCAGGCTTTGCAGTAGTTGTGGTAGTGGTCTCCTCGGGCTTGGAATCGTCAGGCTTATCCTTTACTTCAGCAGAACCGCCGCACTTGGTGCAGGTGTAACCTTCCTTGCCTACGACTTCCTTGTTGAAGTCAGACATAGCGCCATAGAAGTAGATCTTACAGGAATCCCAGTTGTTGCTCTGATAATACTTGCCATCACAGCAAATTACATTGTCCATGTATACCAGTGCAATGAACGAAGCAGATTTCTTTTCCTCATCGTCAGTCTTAACCTTAACATCGTATACACCATATACTCTGTTTACATAATCGCTTACATTGCTGTAATTGTTCTTGTCAGTGAAAGCAACATATACGTCCTTCAGTGTCAGGCTGTCTATTTTCTCGACCTCGCCCTCGTATTCAACGTTTTCGGAATCCCACAGCCAGCCGGATGTCGTTCCCTGGAGCTTGGTCTTGATCTCGCTCTCCTTGTCGGCGATAAGATCCTTGAAATCAGCACTGCCGTATGCAGCAGAACCGTTGTCAGCTGTAACGTATGCAGGCATAGTATCGTCAACGGTGAATTCTTTTACAGCATAACCGTTTTCATCTTCACCCTTGAGCTTGTAGCCCTCTTCCTTCAAGCTGTAGCTGTATGCCTTTACCTTGAACTTATCACCGGATTTCAGGCTGTTAGCGTCCTCGATATCGAATCTTACATTGTCAACAACGATCTTATCCATTTTTTCATTGTCAACGCCTTTAACTCTCAGGAAAGGTGTGCCTCTCTCGAATTCAAAATTGATGTTCTCGAACGGATCGATCTCCTTAAGCTCGGTAAGACCTGTTACCTCGAATTCCTTGGTAAGAGCCGCCTCATTCTTGATGACATAGTACTTGCCGTCAACCTCATATACAATAGCATCGCCTGATTTCTCAGTCCAGCTGGGATAAAGCTCGCAGGTGATCTTTACCTTCTCGCCGTTCTTCAGACCGCTGTAACGATCGTACTTGTAATATATACCTAAATCATCAGCCTCGGCTGTATCGGTAACATTCATTCTGCCCTCGCCGTCGATACCTGTGAACTCGACCTTGATGTACTTCTCATCGAAAGGATCCAGCTCAGTACCGTCTTCAAGGTTCTTTACCTCGATCTCAAACTCAGTGTTTGTGAGCTTGATCTTAGCATCTTTCAGAGCCTTCTCATCATAATCAACAGTTACCTTTATCTTGTCACCGTTTTTCAGATCCTTCTCTTTATCGAACTTGGCTTTGATAGTGTAATTGCCCTTGGAATTAGTCTGAAGCAGAGCGCTTCTCATGGAAACCAGTTCTGCAGGTTTTTTAGCTTTTGTCCATACCTTTTTCAGTTCATTAGGATCGATCGAAAGATAAGGCGATACCTTCTCGCCGCCTGTTAATTCCTTGAGATCTTCTTCATCATAATCTTCCAACAGAGTTAAATCACTGTTGAGATGCTTCATATCCTTGCTCGTCGAAATAGTTACATCATTAATTTTATATAATTCTTTAGGATATGCATTGAGTTCACCTACTACGGTACCATGTTCGTTCAGACCCTCATATTTAAATCTGAACAGTTCCTTTGCATCGATCTTCTGATACTTTGTCACGTTTGCAATGACGATTATCAGCACGATAACTGCCACCAGTGCAGCTAAGGGTATAATGGCGATCAAGGGGTTTTTCTTAACCTTTGCCACTATCTTCTGTACAGTCTGGTTAGGCTGTTTGGGTGCAGCGGCTGCTGCCTGCTGATAATTGTTGTATGGCTGTGTCTGACCATACTGTGGCTGCTGTGTTGCGGCATCATCAGAAACTACTGCTCCGCAAGAACCGCAGAACTTCATTCCGTCTTCCATCTGTGCGCCGCATTTAGCACAAAATTTCATAACTTTATCCTCCTGCTCTTCATGATATACATGTTACAAATGTAAATATTTGAACATAAATGTACATGATAAGTATAAATCATTAATAAGATTTTGTCAAGACTGACCACGACAATTTTCGACTTATCACAAATCCCCGCCCCTATTAATATTATCTTTGAGTAAATTATACTATTCGTAAAAATTTTCCATCTGTATTTGTGAGAATTGTCTTTATCTTTCCGATACACCTGACCTTCAAAAATATGAGCGTGAACCAACCGATGTTCACGCCCCTGATAATAATTATGAATCAGATCAGCCCTGTCCGTAGTATGCGTTCTTGCCGTGTTTACGCAGATAGTGCTTATCAAGCAGTTCCTGCTGTATCGGCGCGATACCCGGGTTCAGCATAACTGTATGGAAATTCATGAATGCAGCTTCTTCAAGTACAACAGAATTGTGTACCGCATCAAATGCGTCCTTGCCCCATGTGAAAGGTCCGTGGCTGTGTACAAGCACTGCGGGAATGCTCATAGGGTCGATGCCCTTGAAACGCTCGATGATGACCGTTCCTGTTTCTTTTTCGTACTCCCCTGCTATTTCCTCGGGAGTCATCTTGCGGGTGCAGGGTATCTCACCGTAGAAATAATCCCCCTGTGTTGTGCCGTAGGGGATAACGCCCTTGCCTGCCTGGGCAAAGCTTGCTGCCCATTTGCTGTGGGTATGTACTATTCCGCCTACCTCAGCAAATGCCTTGTAAAGTCCCAGATGTGTAGGTGTGTCACTCGATGGCTTGTAATGTCCCTCAACAACATTGCCGTCAAGGTCAACTACAACCATATCTTCTGCTTTCATTCCATCATATTCAACACCCGAGGGCTTTATAACTACAAGCCCGCTCTCATGGTCTATCTCGGAAACATTTCCCCAGGTGAATTTTACAAGTCCGTACTTGGGCAGAAGCAGATTAGCTTCCAGTACTTTCTGTTTGAGTTCTTCTAACATGATCTTACCTCCTGTTATACTACTAAAAATTATAGCACATAAAATTACCGTTCTTTTTGAACCCGAAATCGGTATACAAAAGCACACCCATATCCGACGCAGTAATGTGCACCGCTCCGCATCCTGCTTTTCTTGCTTCATCGACTACCAGCGACAGTAACTTTTTCGCTATGCCGTTTCTTCTGTACGATGGGTCTGTGAACATACTTGAAAGCAGTCCCAGTTTACCCGACGGGCAGCTGAAATAGGGCGGTTTCTCAACTATGGACATTCCGCTGGTACCGATTATCCTGTCACCGTCCAGCGCCAGCCACGAAACGAAGGTTCCGTCAGCCATATGCCTTTTGTAATAGTCCGCAAGGTTCGGGCGCAGGTCGATATCCTCCTTTGCGCCCTCCTCCCGGAGCTGTGTTATACGCATGGTTATAAAAGTATCAAGGTCTTTTTCTTCGAGTTTTCTATAGGTTATCTCCATGTCGTTCACCTTTCTTCTGCCGGGATATACGTGCTTATTTCACTGAGCATATACTCCGCATATTCTTTTTCAAGAGAGCTGTCATACTCACCCGCTTTGTCAGATAAATATTCATTCAGCGCTGTGCTTATCAGCCCGTGGTATTTTTCGGGGATATTTTTCAATCCCCATTCGCCGCCCTCTTTCTTTGAGAGAATCAGACCATCACAGCAATAAGCCAGCACCCTTGTCAGGTTCAGTACGATGTACATGGTGTCATCGGATATGTCCTCCGCGGCATTTTTGATATCGCACCATATACTGTCAAGATAATGCGCCCCGTCCACTTCGCCGAAAACTTCCTCAATAGGCTTGCCGTAAAGAGTCCTGCCGCGGTGGGTGATTATCGTAAAATGAGCTGCAAGGTCTTTGTCTTCGCCTCTCATGTTACGGATATAGCCTTCGGCGTCGGAATTATACCACCCCAGAGTACCCGAAGAAAAATGCAGTTCAAAGGGTGTCGGATAGACGAAAGGTCTGCACACACCTGCTTTGACTATGCTCATCTCAATGCCCTTTGCCGGGGCTTTTTCGTTCAAAGCGACTATCATTTTCATTAATCGCCTTTTTCTGTCGTCGGCAACTGAATCCCTGACGACAACGATAAGGTCGATATCGCTCTTTTCGGGGTTGAAGCACCCCATTACCGCCGAACCGTGAAGATATATCCCCACAAGTTCATCGCCCAATATTTTGCTGCTTTCCATGACAAAATCTTCCGTCAGGTCACTGTATGGGTATTCGCTCATTGTTTTTTCCTTTTCTGCTTTTTATCCGTCAGCTGAAAGCTCTGCTCGATAAGCTCGAATATCTCGCCTTTCTCTATCTCGCTGTCGATGAGTATGCTCACCCACAGCCGTTTGTTCATGTGGTACGCCCGCAGAAAGCTCTCCCGCTGTACCAGTATATCGACCAACAGAGGGTCACACTTGACATTCATAACATCGACAGTACCCTCGCCTTCGATACCAAGTGTACTGCATTTGACTTTCATTATTATGCCAAACCATTTCTTCGTATCGTTATGACGGAAAACAGCGGTGTCGAAATCCCCCTCAAAGAGGTATTCGGGAGATACGCTGTATTCACTTTTTATATGTGCGATAACTGTTTCTCTTCTGCTTATCATTTTGTTCCAAGCTAGCTTTTATATCTCTCCGAAAGCCTCGGCGCCTGCCAGACCTGCGGAGTAGTTTTCCATATATTTCTTCCAGCCTGCATTACCTGCGGCATCGGGCGAAAGTGTGGACTTCTGCATGCCTGCGAAAGCACGCTTTTCAAGCCAGTCTGCCAGAGTTTCGCCCTGCTTTTCGATACCGAAGGCCGCCAGCAGAGCCATGCCCCATGCGCCGCCCTCGCCTGCGGTAGACATTACGCTCACATCGCTGTTAAGTGCGTCAGCAAGCATTTGCTGAGCCACGCCCTTAACCTTGAAAAGTCCGCCGTGACCTGTTATGCTCTTAGGCTGAACGCCCTCTTTTTCAAAGAGGATATCATTGCCCGCTTTCAGTGCCGCCATAGCACCGTAGAGTTCAGCGCGGAAGAAATCTGCCAGTGACATAGCACTGTCGGGCTGACGGAAGTATGCAGGCTTGCCGTTTGCAAGACCTACAACAGGCTCGCCCGATATAGTATTATATGAAACCACGCCTCCGCAGTCGGGTGCACCATTCAGAGCGTTCTTATACAGCAGTTCATAAGCCGTCGATACATCAACGGGATTGCCTGTCAGCTTAGAGAACTCTATGAACATATTCACCCACTTGTCCAGTTCGCCGCAGCAGTTGTTGCAGTGAACCATAGCAACATCTGCGCCGTCGGGAGTGGTAACGACATCTATCTGAGGATAATGACCTTTCATGGGCTTTTCAAGCACTATCATCGAGAATATCGAAGTACCTGCCGAAACATTTCCTGTGCCCTCACGAACTGCATTTGTTGCCGCCATGCCTGTACCTGCATCACCCTCGGGAGGACAGAAAGGCACACCTGCTTTAAGATTTCCCGAGGGGTCAAGTAGCTTTGCGCCCGATTCGGTAAGTTTAGCTGTGCTTCCCTCAGCCGCAGAATGTACAGCAGGCAGGATATCAGCAATATCCCAGCCGAAAGCCTTTACCTTTTCAAGTCCGCGGAATTTAGCCAGCATATCAGCATCATAATTGCCGTCCCTTACAGGGAACATACCCGAAGCATCACCAATGCCCAGTTCTCTTTCGCCTGTCAGCAGGAAGTGTACATATCCTGCAAGGGTATTGAAGCTTGCGATATCCTTAACGTGTTCCTCGCCGTTCAGTATAGCCTGATACAGGTGAGCAATACTCCATCTTTCGGGAATATTGAAGCCGAAAAGCTCGGTGAGTTCTGCTGCAGCTTCGCCTGTGATGGTGTTTCTCCATGTTCTGAAAGGCACAAGCAGTTCATCATTCTTATCAAAGGCAAGATATCCGTGCATCATGGCAGATATACCCATACCTTTGAAAGTTGTCAGTTCAACACCGAATTTGTCTGCAACATCTTTTCTGAGGTCTGCATAGCAATCCTGTAAACCGTTGATAATGTCCTCTCTTGAATATGTCCACACGCCGTTTTCCAGTCTGTTCTCCCAGCTGTGTGAACCTCCTGCTACGGGAACAAGGTTTTCGTCCACCAGGCAGGCTTTTATACGTGTCGAGCCGAATTCAATGCCCAGATATGCCTTGCCCTGCTCAATGATGTCTTTAGTTGTCATGTCTATTCTCCTTTATGATATGATTTTTACGTTTCAATTAATGTCCTGTTTTTTCGGAAGTTCGGCTTTATCGGTGAATATGCTTTCATATCCCGTAGCTACGGCTTTTCCCGATGCCAGATCAATGTATCTTTCCGCGTCCTTTGAATTCATTATCCGCAGGTCGCGGTCAGCACTGTGCTTATCAAAGGGGAACCTCGGAAGACTTCTCAGCAGATCAAGGTCCGAAAGCACCACACCCAGTCTGAAATACACAAACAGCAGATATGCCAACATCAGCAATATCTCCGCCGATAATTCATTAAACAGAAAGATCACGAAAGGGACCATCAATGCCGTCGGTAAAAATATGAGCCAACGCCGCCTGATGCTCACAGTGCTTATCATCGCGCCGCTGACCGCAAAGCCGATATAGTAAAATGCCCTGCCCACAGTAAAGCTCATAGCGCCCTTGACAAAACCCGAAGCTTCATATGTCAGAAAGCTTGTCCAGCCGATAAATCCATATATCACCAGCGCAGGCAGAAGAGGTATAAACGTCATACGTGCCAACCGCTTTTGCTCTCTCAGCCTTTTGCGGTATATGTCTGCCAATTCCTCATCAGGCATAGTAACCCAGTCTTCGTGCAGATCTTCCATACCATTCTCACCTTCTCCAAATTGTACTTACAACTTATTATACCACATCAAATTGTTGATTACAAGTCATATGATTGTTGATTATTTTTCATAAATTGTGGTATTTCTTACGATAGTAAAAACAGCGGACGATCACACTCTCGGTGACTGTCCGCTGTCTGGCGTTTTATCATATCGTCATAAATTAAGCCTGTTTATCTTATCCAGAGCAAGCTTGGCTTCTCTTTCAAGATTAGCATTCTTATAGTGGATATTGTAAACAGCTGTCATATAAATATTTATAAGATCGCTGTTTTCCATAGTTGGGCACATGGGCTGTATCATCGGGTCGCTCATCATCTGACGGTTAGCCTCGTA from Ruminococcus albus AD2013 includes:
- a CDS encoding zinc ribbon domain-containing protein — translated: MKFCAKCGAQMEDGMKFCGSCGAVVSDDAATQQPQYGQTQPYNNYQQAAAAAPKQPNQTVQKIVAKVKKNPLIAIIPLAALVAVIVLIIVIANVTKYQKIDAKELFRFKYEGLNEHGTVVGELNAYPKELYKINDVTISTSKDMKHLNSDLTLLEDYDEEDLKELTGGEKVSPYLSIDPNELKKVWTKAKKPAELVSMRSALLQTNSKGNYTIKAKFDKEKDLKNGDKIKVTVDYDEKALKDAKIKLTNTEFEIEVKNLEDGTELDPFDEKYIKVEFTGIDGEGRMNVTDTAEADDLGIYYKYDRYSGLKNGEKVKITCELYPSWTEKSGDAIVYEVDGKYYVIKNEAALTKEFEVTGLTELKEIDPFENINFEFERGTPFLRVKGVDNEKMDKIVVDNVRFDIEDANSLKSGDKFKVKAYSYSLKEEGYKLKGEDENGYAVKEFTVDDTMPAYVTADNGSAAYGSADFKDLIADKESEIKTKLQGTTSGWLWDSENVEYEGEVEKIDSLTLKDVYVAFTDKNNYSNVSDYVNRVYGVYDVKVKTDDEEKKSASFIALVYMDNVICCDGKYYQSNNWDSCKIYFYGAMSDFNKEVVGKEGYTCTKCGGSAEVKDKPDDSKPEETTTTTTAKPEKDDSSKKDKADDSKAEEKKDDKKDDNKDKEKETEKADEEKPADEEKAS
- the araD gene encoding L-ribulose-5-phosphate 4-epimerase: MLEELKQKVLEANLLLPKYGLVKFTWGNVSEIDHESGLVVIKPSGVEYDGMKAEDMVVVDLDGNVVEGHYKPSSDTPTHLGLYKAFAEVGGIVHTHSKWAASFAQAGKGVIPYGTTQGDYFYGEIPCTRKMTPEEIAGEYEKETGTVIIERFKGIDPMSIPAVLVHSHGPFTWGKDAFDAVHNSVVLEEAAFMNFHTVMLNPGIAPIQQELLDKHYLRKHGKNAYYGQG
- a CDS encoding GNAT family N-acetyltransferase; its protein translation is MEITYRKLEEKDLDTFITMRITQLREEGAKEDIDLRPNLADYYKRHMADGTFVSWLALDGDRIIGTSGMSIVEKPPYFSCPSGKLGLLSSMFTDPSYRRNGIAKKLLSLVVDEARKAGCGAVHITASDMGVLLYTDFGFKKNGNFMCYNF
- a CDS encoding aminoglycoside adenylyltransferase domain-containing protein, with protein sequence MSEYPYSDLTEDFVMESSKILGDELVGIYLHGSAVMGCFNPEKSDIDLIVVVRDSVADDRKRRLMKMIVALNEKAPAKGIEMSIVKAGVCRPFVYPTPFELHFSSGTLGWYNSDAEGYIRNMRGEDKDLAAHFTIITHRGRTLYGKPIEEVFGEVDGAHYLDSIWCDIKNAAEDISDDTMYIVLNLTRVLAYCCDGLILSKKEGGEWGLKNIPEKYHGLISTALNEYLSDKAGEYDSSLEKEYAEYMLSEISTYIPAEER
- a CDS encoding MmcQ/YjbR family DNA-binding protein, encoding MISRRETVIAHIKSEYSVSPEYLFEGDFDTAVFRHNDTKKWFGIIMKVKCSTLGIEGEGTVDVMNVKCDPLLVDILVQRESFLRAYHMNKRLWVSILIDSEIEKGEIFELIEQSFQLTDKKQKRKKQ
- a CDS encoding xylulokinase, with translation MTTKDIIEQGKAYLGIEFGSTRIKACLVDENLVPVAGGSHSWENRLENGVWTYSREDIINGLQDCYADLRKDVADKFGVELTTFKGMGISAMMHGYLAFDKNDELLVPFRTWRNTITGEAAAELTELFGFNIPERWSIAHLYQAILNGEEHVKDIASFNTLAGYVHFLLTGERELGIGDASGMFPVRDGNYDADMLAKFRGLEKVKAFGWDIADILPAVHSAAEGSTAKLTESGAKLLDPSGNLKAGVPFCPPEGDAGTGMAATNAVREGTGNVSAGTSIFSMIVLEKPMKGHYPQIDVVTTPDGADVAMVHCNNCCGELDKWVNMFIEFSKLTGNPVDVSTAYELLYKNALNGAPDCGGVVSYNTISGEPVVGLANGKPAYFRQPDSAMSLADFFRAELYGAMAALKAGNDILFEKEGVQPKSITGHGGLFKVKGVAQQMLADALNSDVSVMSTAGEGGAWGMALLAAFGIEKQGETLADWLEKRAFAGMQKSTLSPDAAGNAGWKKYMENYSAGLAGAEAFGEI